A part of Podarcis raffonei isolate rPodRaf1 chromosome 12, rPodRaf1.pri, whole genome shotgun sequence genomic DNA contains:
- the LOC128424398 gene encoding C-C chemokine receptor type 5-like, with amino-acid sequence MNNSSMMPDYGIATTSDYNIDTGLVYSHAIEVFATTFLPPFYSLVLIFGLLGNSLVVLILIRYKKLKSMTDIYLLNLAISDLLVIFSLPFWAYYAGHKWIFGVAMCKILFGIYYIGFYCGSFFIILLTIDRYLAIVHAVFALKARMTTYGTVTSVVTWVVVLLASVPEFVFHHVQKANKTYECTIHYPSENEKVWKQFLTLMKFILGLAIPAVIIIYCYMWIIMILIKGRNQRKQKAVKLIAVIMIVYFLFWMPYNTTLLLQTFQDSFFSSNSENNIENKLFVAISVAETIAVIHCCINPVIYAFVGQKFRKHLSTFFQSICSSSL; translated from the coding sequence ATGAACAATTCTTCCATGATGCCAGATTATGGGATTGCGACAACTTCTGACTATAATATTGACACAGGCCTAGTCTACAGCCATGCTATAGAAGTATTTGCAACTACTTTTCTGCCACCGTTTTACTCTTTGGTGCTCATATTTGGCTTGCTGGGCAACTCACTGGTGGTGCTGATCCTGATCAGATACAAGAAGCTCAAGAGCATGACTGATATCTACCTGCTCAATTTAGCCATCTCGGACTTGCTTGTCATCTTCTCACTCCCATTTTGGGCTTATTACGCAGGGCACAAGTGGATATTTGGAGTTGCAATGTGCAAAATTCTCTTTGGGATCTATTATATAGGCTTCTACTGCGGAAGTTTTTTCATAATCCTTTTGACTATCGATAGATACCTGGCCATCGTCCACGCAGTGTTCGCATTAAAAGCCAGGATGACCACCTATGGCACCGTCACAAGCGTCGTCACTTGGGTGGTGGTCTTATTAGCCTCTGTGCCAGAATTTGTATTTCACCATGTTCAAAAGGCAAATAAGACATACGAATGTACCATTCATTATCCCTCAGAAAATGAAAAAgtatggaagcaatttctaactTTAATGAAGTTCATTTTGGGCTTAGCCATTCCTGCAGTCATCATTATCTACTGTTACATGTGGATTATCATGATTTTGATTAAGGGTAGAAATCAGAGAAAGCAGAAGGCCGTCAAGCTTATTGCTGTGATCATGATTGTTTATTTCCTCTTCTGGATGCCATACAACACCACTCTTTTGTTGCAGACCTTTCAAGATTCATTTTTTTCATCTAACTCAGAGAATAACATTGAGAACAAGTTATTTGTAGCCATTTCTGTGGCAGAGACAATTGCTGTGATCCACTGTTGCATCAACCCTGTGATCTATGCCTTTGTGGGGCAGAAATTTAGGAAACATCTCTCCACCTTTTTCCAAAGCATATGTTCCTCCTCTCTATAA